From a region of the Salvelinus namaycush isolate Seneca chromosome 40, SaNama_1.0, whole genome shotgun sequence genome:
- the LOC120033373 gene encoding kynureninase-like, whose product MDPFDAISPRKVLERVSTLLGCSQTSNEVATYLDNHDELKHLREQFLLPKVSELPPSDLTLVDGTKECIYFVGNSLGLQPKMAKKYIDEELDKWAKMGVHGHVQGSRPWAWAENNIEELMANVVGAKAEEVALMNGLTVNLHILLLSFYKPTAKRHKILLEDKAFPSDHYAVESQIQLKGYDPKQSMLLMKPRLGEEVLRTDDILDTLEKEGDSIAVVLFSGVQYYTGQLFDMATITKAGQKKGCYVGFDCAHAVGNAELKLHDWGVDFACWCSYKYVNSGAGGLAGAFIHEKNAHTVKPALTGWWGHNLKTRFRMDNEMDLLPGISGFRLSNQPILLVCPLQASLEVFAMTSMTALRKKSRLLTGYLECLIQHYYNEDEAQPHKPYVHIITPSHPEERGCQLSLSFSVPIAAVFQELEKRGVACDMREPNVLRIAPVPLYNSFSDVHRFITVLGSALAAGKELQQ is encoded by the exons ATGGACCCATTTGACGCCATCTCTCCGCGCAAGGTTCTGGAGCGCGTCTCTACTCTGCTGGGATGCAGCCAGACATCGAATGAAGTAGCCACATATCTGGACAATCACGACGAACTGAAACATCTACgtgaacagtttctattacccAAAGTTTCAGAACTCCCTCCTT CTGACCTTACGCTTGTGGATGGCACCAAGGAATGCATTTACTTTGTGGGGAACTCACTTGGCCTCCAGCCCAAAATGGCCAAGAAGTACATTGACGAGGAGTTGGATAAATGGGCTAAAAT GGGGGTTCATGGCCATGTGCAAGGCTCTCGACCTTGGGCCTGGGCGGAGAACAATATAGAGGAACTCATGGCTAATGTGGTTG GGGCTAAAGCTGAGGAGGTTGCCTTGATGAACGGGTTAACGGTTAATCTGCACATTCTGCTG CTGTCTTTTTACAAACCTACAGCAAAACGTCACAAAATCCTTCTTGAGGACAAGGCTTTCCCCTCAGACCAC TATGCTGTGGAATCTCAGATCCAGTTGAAAGGATATGACCCTAAGCAGAGCATGCTGCTGATGAAGCCCAGACTG GGCGAGGAGGTGCTGAGAACAGACGACATTCTGGACACGctagagaaggagggagattCCATTGCAGTGGTTCTGTTCAGTGGAGTGCAGTACTACACCGGACAGCTCTTTGATATGGCCACCATCACTAAAGCTGGGCAGAAGAAG GGCTGCTACGTTGGATTCGACTGTGCACACGCAGTGGGCAATGCAGAGCTGAAGCTGCACGACTGGGGAGTGGACTTTGCCTGCTGGTGCTCCTACAAG TATGTGAATTCTGGAGCTGGTGGACTGGCTGGAGCTTTTATCCATGAGAAGAATGCACATACAGTCAAGCCTGC GCTCACAGGATGGTGGGGACATAACTTGAAAACAAGGTTCCGCATGGATAATG AAATGGATCTACTACCTGGTATAAGTGGCTTTCGGCTATCAAACCAACCCATCCTGCTGGTGTGTCCACTGCAAGCTAGTTTAGAG GTCTTTGCTATGACCAGTATGACAGCTCTGAGGAAGAAGTCCAGACTTCTGACGGGTTACTTGGAGTGTCTGATCCAGCACTACTACAACGAGGACGAGGCCCAGCCTCACAAGCCCTACGTTCATATCATCACTCCCTCCCACCCTGAGGAACGAGGCTGccaactctccctctctttctcggtcCCCATCGCAGCCGTGTTCCAGGAGCTGGAGAAGAGGGGTGTCGCT TGTGACATGAGGGAACCCAACGTCCTGCGCATCGCTCCGGTGCCGCTGTACAACTCCTTTAGTGACGTACACCGCTTCATCACTGTTCTAGGATCAGCTCTGGCTGCCGGCAAAGAACTACAACAATGA